A region from the Hydra vulgaris chromosome 10, alternate assembly HydraT2T_AEP genome encodes:
- the LOC136086392 gene encoding zinc finger MYM-type protein 1-like, protein MKEHIRRIKSKEIYSHYLGKNIQNEIIQILSKAVKEKIVVDLKASKYYSIFVDCIPDISHTEQMTIILRFVLILPTPDEKESYVDIREHFLSFIDINDTTGAGMTEKILETLDSHGISMQDLRGQGYDNGSNMRGKQNGVQAKILHLNSRAFYVPCSSHSLNLVVNDAVGSCLDAVTFFDIVQHLFVFFSSSTQRWNVLRQFVKGLTLKGLCETRWASRIDALKPLRHQLREIIQALESFWNIELPVSSVTATKNKTESRALLQKIDFKFVCCLITWYDVLSQIEITSKFLQEVNINIPQVVSLISNTLEYVKDYRTDEQLQKMLETARKLSVEQDIEPEFEKKRGRTKKRMFAYESHKESMTEEDSFKINFFKSILDHAIESLQDWFEILMQHNNQFNFLYSLNAKNITEDELLKKMHGFRKIIILQ, encoded by the coding sequence ATGAAAGAGCATATCAGAAGAATAAAAAGCAAAGAAATTTACAGTCATTACTTGggtaaaaatattcaaaatgaaattattcaaattttatctaaagcagtcaaagaaaaaatagtagTTGATTTGAAAGCAAGCAAATACTACTCAATTTTTGTTGACTGTATTCCAGATATTTCCCATACTGAACAGATGACAATAATTCTACGTTTTGTGTTAATACTGCCCACTCCAGATGAAAAGGAAAGCTACGTTGATATAAGAGAGcattttttaagctttattgACATTAATGATACTACAGGCGCTGGAATGactgaaaaaatattagaaacttTGGACTCTCATGGAATTTCTATGCAAGATTTAAGAGGACAAGGGTATGATAATGGATCGAACATGCGAGGCAAACAAAACGGAGTTCAAGCCAAGATTCTTCATCTTAATTCACGAGCCTTTTATGTTCCTTGCTCATCTCATTCACTGAATTTAGTTGTCAATGATGCTGTTGGAAGCTGTTTAGACGCAGTAACATTCTTTGACATTGTGCAacatttgtttgtatttttctcATCTTCAACTCAGCGATGGAACGTTTTACGTCAATTTGTCAAAGGTTTAACTTTGAAAGGACTTTGTGAAACCCGATGGGCAAGTAGAATTGATGCATTGAAACCATTAAGACATCAACTGAGAGAGATAATACAAGCTTTAGAAAGCTTCTGGAATATCGAATTACCTGTATCTTCAGTAACAGCAACCAAAAACAAAACTGAGTCCAGAGCACTACTGCAGAAAATtgactttaaatttgtttgctgCCTTATCACTTGGTATGATGTGCTGAGTCAGATTGAGATAACAAGCAAATTTCTTCAAGAAGTCAATATAAATATTCCTCAGGTTGtttcattaatttcaaataCTTTGGAGTATGTTAAAGATTATAGAACTGATGAACAACTTCAAAAGATGTTAGAAACTGCAAGAAAATTGTCTGTTGAGCAAGATATTGAGCCCGAATTTGAAAAAAAGCGTGGTCGTaccaaaaaaagaatgtttgctTATGAAAGTCATAAGGAATCAATGACTGAAGAAGACAGTTTTAAgattaacttctttaaaagcattttagaTCACGCTATTGAGTCTTTGCAGGATTGGTTTGAAATACTTATGCAGCATAATAATCAGTTCAACTTTCTTTACAGTTTAAATGCCAAGAACATTACTGAAGatgaattactaaaaaaaatgcatggatttagaaaaattattatcttgCAATGA